The proteins below come from a single Argentina anserina chromosome 1, drPotAnse1.1, whole genome shotgun sequence genomic window:
- the LOC126798698 gene encoding LOW QUALITY PROTEIN: E3 SUMO-protein ligase MMS21-like (The sequence of the model RefSeq protein was modified relative to this genomic sequence to represent the inferred CDS: deleted 2 bases in 1 codon), with amino-acid sequence MASTSARTHASAGRIRTAATTFYSDNQSLLGDIRKSFNVLKDVAVDLEKANQVDKVKELESAAVELLATCDHCMHLSSAMESVGENYEPPQEPSQLTDFEKLLKNEVAKEEAKSPSSTVNQSMLRQFREAVWNVHHAGQPMPGDDQEDFVMTSNDGNIRNTTCPLSGKHVTELENSVRSVDCKHIYQRKEIMHYLHIKRGRERCPIAGCPRMLQADKLVSDPLLAVEIQELRDMMKRQTGDTIAIEDFTMLDED; translated from the exons ATGGCCTCCACTTCCGCTCGGACTCATGCCTCTGCGGGTCGGATCCGAACCGCTGCCACCACTTTCTACTCCGACAACCAGTCCCTCCTCGGC GATATCCGAAAATCATTCAACGTGTTGAAAGATGTTGCTGTTGATTTGGAGAAAGCTAATCAGGTTGAca AGGTGAAGGAGCTTGAAAGTGCGGCTGTCGAGTTGTTGGCTACTTGTGATCATTGTATGCATCTGTCCTCAGCAATGGAATCTGTTGGAGAAAACTACGAACCTCCTCAAGAG CCTAGTCAGCTTACTGATTTTGAGAAGTTGCTCAAGAATGAGGTTGCAAAGGAAGAGGCTAAATCACCTTCAAGTACTGTGAATCAGTCTATGCTACGTCAATTTCGAGAAGCTGTCTGG AATGTTCATCATGCAGGACAGCCAATGCCAGGTGACGACCAGGAGGACTTTGTAATGACAAGTAATGATGGCAATATTAGGAATACCACGTGCCCTCTTAGTGGGAAGCATGTCACTGAGTTGGAAAATTCAGTTCGCAG TGTTGACtgcaagcat atatatcaaagaaAGGAGATTATGCATTACTTGCATATAAAGAGGGGACGCGAACGATGCCCTATTGCCG GTTGTCCTAGGATGTTGCAGGCGGACAAATTGGTTTCTGATCCATTGCTAGCAGTTGAAATTCAAGAATTGCGTGATATGATGAAACGCCAGACTGGAGATACTATTGCCATAGAGGATTTCACCATGCTGGATGAAGACTGA
- the LOC126798683 gene encoding probable inactive DNA (cytosine-5)-methyltransferase DRM3, with product MANSSSNHRYEHEIVPKEEILEFALPSDHAFPTHFGVGNNDASSSGSNMRANMIGMGFSPSLVDRVIGEKGEEDAELILETLLSYQDSRKSDSGSSDSLDSLFGDKDASTPLEVSSFIQPKEEPDSLDGAADGKKASLLTMNFCRDEVEFAMNRLGEDAPINDLVDFILATQISAKLENEVDTVHGDENKEDANDENLYGIMEKSVRLLEMGFSENQVSIAIEKFGSGAQLTDLAESIVTGQIYNNCPEEKIKCSTSHSDHSHNVPRFLGAASYGSVKLENEELYPDTTFRSRDHDLAENHLGKRPKEEIIDDSNSVPQFRVSRPIDFGDKRKGKRPKRDYVDDLSSAWFEEKVDPEICKVGNPELRSVNAMATKAPYFLYGNVLNLPYDSWSKVSQFLHDHQPEYVNNQFFSALNRKEGYVHNLPTENRFRILEEPPMTIQDAIPYAKNLWPSWDTRKQLTCVSSETRGISQLCDRLGRMVSDCRGVLTSEKQREILHHSNSLNLVWVGRNRLGPLQPEYLEKILGYPLNHTKVGESDLMDRLVSLKYCFQTDTLAYHLSVLKPLYPEGLTMFSIFSGIGGAEIALHKLGIPLKGVVSVETCATKRRILRRWWETTGQSGQLEQIDDIQKLSSNKLESLMRRFGGFDFLICQNPCSSSVSKIPAQSDSDPGFDFSLFYEFVRVYQRVKSMMDRS from the exons ATGGCCAACAGCTCTAGCAATCATCGATATGAACATGAAATTGTGCCCAAAGAAGAGATCTTGGAGTTTGCGTTGCCTTCTGATCATGCTTTCCCAACTCATTTTGGGGTTGGG AACAATGATGCAAGTTCCTCCGGGAGCAATATGAGAGCAAATATGATTGGAATGGGATTTTCGCCGTCCCTCGTGGATAGAGTGATTGGAGAAAAGG GTGAAGAGGACGCTGAACTGATATTGGAGACACTTTTGTCGtatcaa GATTcgcgaaaatcagattctggGTCATCGGATTCGCTGGATAGCTTATTTGGCGACAAAGATGCAAGCACTCCTCTGGAGGTTTCTAGTTTTATTCAACCAAAAGAG GAGCCTGATTCACTGGATGGAGCAGCTGATGGAAAAAAGGCATCCTTACTTACGATGaatttttgtagagatgaaGTTGAGTTTGCAATGAACAGACTTG GTGAAGATGCTCCAATCAATGACTTGGTGGATTTTATCCTTGCTACTCAGATATCTGCGAAACTTGAAAATGAAGTAGATACAGTCCATGGTGATGAAAATAAAGAG GATGCTAATGATGAAAATTTGTATGGAATCATGGAGAAATCAGTTCGTTTGCTCGAAATGGGTTTCTCTGAGAACcaagtttctattgcaatTGAAAAGTTTG GTTCAGGAGCTCAACTTACAGATCTTGCAGAATCCATTGTTACAGGACAAATTTATAATAATTGTCCTGAAGAAAAAATTAAG TGTTCTACATCCCATTCAGATCATTCACACAATGTGCCCAGATTTTTAGGAGCGGCATCATATGGTTCAGTAAAACTTGAAAATGAGGAATTGTATCCAGATACAACTTTTCGATCAAGGGATCATGACTTGGCAGAAAATCACCTAGGGAAGCGACCTAAGGAAGAGATCATTGATGATTCAAATTCTGTTCCTCAGTTCAGGGTATCCAGGCCTATAGATTTTGGGGATAAACGTAAAGGGAAAAGGCCAAAACGAgattatgttgatgatttaaGTTCCGCATGGTTCGAAGAAAAAGTAGACCCTGAGATTTGCAAAGTTGGAAATCCTGAACTTAGGAGTGTGAATGCAATGGCTACTAAAGCCCCATATTTTCTCTATGGAAATGTTTTAAATCTACCATATGATTCCTGGTCTAAAGTTTCTCAATTCTTGCACGACCATCAACCTGAATATGTCAATAATCAGTTCTTCTCAGCCTTGAATAGAAAGGAAGGATATGTACACAATCTGCCAACTGAGAACAGGTTTCGCATTCTTGAAGAGCCACCTATGACCATTCAGGATGCAATACCATATGCAAAGAATTTGTGGCCTTCGTGGGATACAAGGAAGCAATTGACCTGCGTCAGTTCTGAAACCAGGGGCATATCCCAGCTGTGTGATAGGCTTGGAAGAATGGTTTCTGATTGTCGTGGAGTGCTCACATCTGAAAAGCAGAGAGAAATTCTTCATCATAGCAACTCATTAAATCTTGTATGGGTTGGCCGCAACAGGTTGGGTCCTTTACAGCCTGAGTACTTAGAAAAAATCTTAGGCTATCCATTGAATCACACGAAAGTTGGTGAGAGTGATTTAATGGACAGGCTTGTATCCCTCAAGTATTGCTTTCAAACGGACACGTTGGCCTATCATCTATCTGTTTTAAAACCTTTGTACCCAGAGGGATTGACAATGTTTTCCATTTTTAGTGGAATAGGTGGAGCAGAAATAGCTTTACACAAGCTTGGGATCCCTTTGAAAGGTGTTGTCTCTGTAGAGACTTGTGCAACGAAGAGAAGGATTCTTAGGAGGTGGTGGGAAACCACAGGCCAAAGTGGGCAGCTAGAGCAGATTGATGACATCCAGAAGTTATCAAGCAACAAGCTGGAAAGTCTGATGAGAAGGTTTGGTGGTTTTGATTTCCTGATTTGTCAGAATCCATGTAGTTCTTCAGTTTCTAAGATTCCGGCGCAAAGCGACAGTGATCCAGGCTTTGACTTCTCATTGTTTTATGAGTTTGTTCGTGTCTATCAACGTGTAAAAAGTATGATGGATAGGAGCtga